One Roseomonas gilardii subsp. gilardii genomic region harbors:
- a CDS encoding lipid A deacylase LpxR family protein yields MNSLPRARAIPRSGLAAILPCVLAGTLSLAAPAPAQALEPTAASSVTPPITPLAEATPDRSGTWGLTVENDLFGGNSDRYYTNGLLLTWRSPATVMPESLAWIDRGMGWLLGPGPLRWGWSFGHNIFTPEDKELRNPDPTDRPYAGHLYGALSLSHATPTRQTIFEIQAGLVGPGALGEQVQNNWHRLIGVKTAKGWDYQIKDEPVIDLLTERRWRISMGGWQGLETEIIPATTLSLGNGNIYGAVGGTFRLGKGLKSDWGPARIRPALAGSGWVEPTREFGWYVFGGVDGRVVGRDITLDGNTWRDSRSVDRRWLVGDLQAGFAVLWRDMRIAYTQILRSEEFYGQRGTQSFGSLNFSVRF; encoded by the coding sequence CCTCCCCTGTGTGCTGGCGGGTACGCTCTCGCTGGCCGCTCCGGCGCCCGCCCAGGCGCTCGAACCCACGGCCGCGTCCTCGGTCACGCCGCCGATCACGCCACTGGCGGAGGCCACGCCGGACCGGTCCGGCACCTGGGGCCTGACGGTGGAGAACGACCTCTTCGGCGGGAATTCCGACCGCTACTACACCAACGGGCTGCTGCTGACCTGGCGTTCCCCGGCCACCGTGATGCCCGAATCGCTGGCCTGGATCGACCGCGGCATGGGCTGGCTGCTGGGGCCAGGGCCGCTTCGCTGGGGCTGGTCCTTCGGGCACAACATCTTCACGCCGGAGGACAAGGAGCTCCGGAACCCGGACCCGACGGACCGTCCCTATGCCGGCCATCTCTATGGCGCGCTCAGCCTCAGCCACGCCACGCCCACCCGGCAGACCATCTTCGAGATCCAGGCCGGGCTGGTGGGGCCGGGGGCGCTGGGGGAGCAGGTGCAGAACAACTGGCACCGGCTGATCGGGGTCAAGACCGCCAAGGGCTGGGACTACCAGATCAAGGACGAGCCGGTGATCGACCTGCTGACGGAGCGGCGCTGGCGGATCTCCATGGGCGGTTGGCAAGGGCTTGAGACGGAGATCATCCCAGCCACCACGCTGTCCCTGGGCAACGGCAACATCTATGGCGCAGTGGGCGGCACCTTCCGCCTGGGCAAGGGCCTGAAGTCGGACTGGGGGCCGGCGCGCATCCGCCCGGCCCTGGCCGGCTCCGGCTGGGTCGAGCCGACACGGGAATTCGGCTGGTATGTCTTTGGCGGCGTGGACGGGCGCGTCGTGGGGCGGGACATCACGCTGGACGGCAACACCTGGCGCGACAGCCGCAGCGTGGACCGGCGCTGGCTGGTGGGCGATCTGCAGGCCGGCTTCGCCGTGCTGTGGCGCGACATGCGCATCGCCTATACGCAGATCCTGCGCTCCGAGGAGTTCTACGGCCAGCGCGGCACGCAGTCCTTCGGCTCGCTCAACTTCTCCGTACGGTTCTGA
- a CDS encoding lytic murein transglycosylase, with product MPATRRALLSALAAAGASASSLAPFRAQAQEESFASFLQGLRAEARRSGVSDATLNRALNGLRPNDKVIELDRKQPEFTMTWAQYRDGRLSQTRIDRGRQMVAENLALLQDIERRFNVSARVVVAIWGLETNYGAYTGNFNTVEALATLAWEGRRAKFFRGELIAALKILDAGHVSVDRMRGSYAGAMGQPQFMPSSFNRLAVDFDGDGRKDIWDDRADALGSIANYLAKSGWEGGVLWGREVVLPAGLKRGDLGRDNRKPLGEWARLGVRKADGSALPNFDQDAAIVVPGDDGQAFMVYRNFNAIRRYNPSDFYALAVGMLSDRVA from the coding sequence ATGCCGGCCACACGACGCGCTCTCCTTTCCGCCCTGGCTGCCGCCGGGGCCTCCGCTTCCTCCCTGGCCCCGTTCCGGGCACAGGCGCAGGAGGAAAGCTTCGCCTCCTTCCTGCAGGGGCTGCGCGCCGAGGCGCGCCGCAGCGGGGTTTCGGACGCGACCCTGAACCGGGCGCTCAACGGCCTCCGGCCCAATGACAAGGTCATCGAGCTGGACCGCAAGCAGCCGGAATTCACCATGACCTGGGCCCAGTACCGCGACGGGCGGCTGAGCCAGACGCGCATCGACCGGGGCCGCCAGATGGTGGCCGAGAATCTGGCGCTGCTGCAGGACATCGAGCGCCGCTTCAACGTCAGCGCCCGGGTGGTGGTGGCGATCTGGGGGCTGGAAACCAACTACGGCGCCTATACCGGCAACTTCAACACGGTGGAGGCCCTAGCCACCCTGGCCTGGGAAGGGCGCCGGGCGAAGTTCTTCCGGGGCGAGCTGATCGCCGCGCTGAAGATCCTGGATGCCGGCCATGTCAGCGTGGACCGCATGCGCGGCTCCTATGCCGGCGCCATGGGACAGCCGCAGTTCATGCCCAGCAGCTTCAACCGGCTGGCGGTGGATTTCGACGGCGACGGCCGCAAGGACATCTGGGACGACCGCGCCGATGCGCTGGGCTCCATCGCCAACTACCTGGCCAAGAGCGGCTGGGAGGGCGGCGTGCTCTGGGGGCGGGAGGTGGTCCTGCCAGCCGGGCTGAAGCGGGGCGACCTGGGCCGGGACAACCGCAAGCCGCTGGGCGAATGGGCGCGCCTCGGGGTGCGCAAGGCCGATGGCTCGGCCCTGCCGAATTTCGACCAGGATGCCGCGATCGTGGTGCCCGGCGACGACGGGCAGGCCTTCATGGTGTACCGGAATTTCAACGCCATCCGCCGCTACAACCCCTCCGACTTCTATGCGCTGGCGGTGGGGATGCTGTCGGATCGCGTGGCGTGA
- a CDS encoding septal ring lytic transglycosylase RlpA family protein, producing MAPTPAVYTIGQPYSMGGLWSYPREDYGLVETGLATVLPDARGGRRTTDGETYDPVLLTAQHRTLQLPTILRVTNLENGRSLSVRVNDRGPQDPGRVIGLSPRAAELLGIAPGRPAQVRIAVEADPSRALAASLPRAPGEMPALEIATAAAGTVQRESLDPPPGAHGGRPGQAIPGPAPGTAAMPEPDRTPPPERLPERVSQGPATPGRLLIQLGSFTGADAARRLAARVPGARAEPFGPGRRPEWRVRLGPFPDAASADQALEQVLRTGVSEARILVD from the coding sequence GTGGCGCCGACACCCGCCGTCTATACGATCGGCCAGCCCTACAGCATGGGCGGCCTCTGGTCCTATCCACGCGAGGATTACGGGCTGGTCGAGACCGGGCTGGCGACCGTGCTGCCGGATGCGCGCGGCGGGCGGCGCACCACGGATGGGGAAACCTATGATCCGGTGTTGCTGACCGCGCAGCACCGCACGCTGCAACTCCCCACCATCCTGCGCGTGACCAATCTGGAGAACGGCCGCAGCCTTTCAGTGCGGGTCAATGATCGCGGGCCGCAGGATCCGGGGCGGGTGATCGGCCTGTCCCCGCGCGCTGCGGAACTGCTCGGCATCGCCCCAGGCCGTCCGGCCCAGGTCCGGATCGCGGTGGAGGCGGACCCCTCCCGCGCCCTGGCCGCCTCGCTCCCCCGCGCACCGGGCGAGATGCCCGCGCTGGAGATCGCCACCGCAGCGGCCGGGACCGTGCAGCGTGAAAGCCTCGATCCGCCACCCGGCGCCCATGGGGGCAGGCCGGGGCAGGCCATTCCTGGGCCCGCTCCCGGGACCGCCGCCATGCCGGAGCCGGATCGCACCCCACCGCCGGAACGGCTGCCGGAGCGCGTGAGCCAGGGGCCGGCCACGCCCGGCCGCCTGCTGATCCAGCTCGGCAGCTTCACGGGCGCCGACGCGGCCCGCCGGCTCGCGGCCCGTGTGCCCGGCGCACGGGCCGAGCCCTTCGGCCCGGGCCGGCGCCCGGAATGGCGGGTGCGGCTGGGGCCCTTCCCGGATGCGGCTTCCGCGGACCAGGCTCTTGAGCAGGTGCTGCGCACGGGCGTATCGGAAGCGCGCATTCTGGTCGATTGA